Proteins from a single region of Runella sp. SP2:
- a CDS encoding pirin family protein: MKSFKSIDYTWVGRPQQVGDGFVGQSMIPSQRFSDFSPFLMLDHHGPMQVKPSPIPKGVDEHPHRGIETVTVVFDGALQHRDSAGNKGVIFAGDVQWMSAASGLVHEEKHEINFSRQGGVLDFVQLWVNLPRAHKMEKPRYQELTSAQIPTVQLNDQTQLRVISGEIAGVKGPALTYSPVLLVEVIVKGNTEFDLQLPEGFNVAVHVARGSASFNNEKQLPAKNIAKLSQKGEWVTITAQGDETRLLILGGEPINEPIVSYGPFVMNTQAEIMQTLQDYQSGKMGFLEPVDY, translated from the coding sequence CGACGGTTTTGTGGGACAAAGCATGATTCCTTCGCAGCGTTTCAGCGATTTTAGTCCTTTTTTGATGCTTGACCACCACGGGCCTATGCAGGTGAAACCTTCCCCCATTCCCAAAGGGGTGGACGAACACCCACACCGTGGCATTGAAACCGTAACGGTGGTGTTTGACGGGGCATTGCAGCACCGCGACTCGGCAGGAAACAAAGGGGTGATTTTTGCGGGCGACGTGCAGTGGATGTCGGCGGCTTCGGGGTTGGTACACGAGGAAAAACACGAAATCAATTTCTCGCGTCAAGGTGGTGTGCTTGATTTTGTGCAGTTGTGGGTCAACCTGCCGCGCGCCCACAAAATGGAAAAGCCGCGTTATCAGGAACTCACCTCGGCACAGATCCCAACGGTGCAGCTTAACGACCAAACGCAGTTGCGGGTGATTTCGGGGGAAATAGCGGGGGTAAAAGGCCCTGCATTGACCTACTCGCCCGTTCTTTTGGTGGAGGTAATTGTAAAAGGAAATACTGAATTTGACCTGCAATTGCCCGAAGGTTTCAACGTAGCCGTACACGTAGCGCGGGGAAGTGCGAGTTTTAATAACGAAAAACAACTTCCTGCGAAAAACATTGCCAAATTGAGCCAAAAAGGGGAGTGGGTGACCATCACAGCACAGGGCGATGAAACTCGCTTGTTGATTTTAGGAGGAGAACCCATCAACGAACCGATTGTAAGTTATGGCCCGTTTGTGATGAACACCCAAGCCGAAATCATGCAGACCTTGCAAGATTATCAATCGGGTAAGATGGGCTTTTTAGAGCCTGTGGATTATTAA